Proteins co-encoded in one Oreochromis aureus strain Israel breed Guangdong linkage group 3, ZZ_aureus, whole genome shotgun sequence genomic window:
- the LOC120438114 gene encoding E3 ubiquitin-protein ligase TRIM21-like translates to MSASSNLRSEDQFLCSICLDVFTDPVSTPCGHNFCQTCISQHWDMNQRCQCPMCKETFYTRPQLKINTLFSEMVAQFRREAQQKASSSSSEQQAAKPGEVPCDVCTGTRLKALKSCLVCQTSYCQTHLEPHLTMKGLKRHQLIDAVENLEARMCRKHDKLLELFCKTDQTCVCMLCSVLDHKNHEFVPLRDEYEGKKAELGKTEAEIQQMIQKRRLKIQEVTESVKMSKDAADRQKAQGVQVFTALKESVERRLKELMKEIEDKQETTEKQAEGLIKDLEQEISELMERSSEVEQLSRSEDHLHLLQSFSSLNVAPPTKDWTEVRVRPPSYEGTVGSAVAQLEETLRKLMKKKLFEAELQRVQQDEVDVTLDPDTANPNLILSDDGKQVHCGDVRKKLPDNPERFSDCVCVLGEQSFSSGRFYFEVQVKGKTEWALGVATESINRKGEIPLSPEDGFWTVWLRNENEYEALADPSVPLCLQPGPEKVGVFVDYEEGLVSFYDVGAAALIYTFTGCSFTHKLHPYFSPSPNYGGKNSAPLIICPVNQTESIND, encoded by the coding sequence ATGTCTGCTTCCAGCAATCTGCGATCTGAAGATCAGTTTCTGTGCTCCATCTGTCTGGATGTGTTCACTGATCCAGTCTCTACACCATGTGGACACAACTTCTGCCAAACCTGCATCAGTCAGCACTGGGACATGAATCAGAGGTGTCAGTGTCCCATGTGTAAAGAGACTTTCTACACTAGACCTCAGCTGAAGATCAACACGTTGTTCTCTGAGATGGTTGCTCAGTTCAGACGTGAagctcagcagaaagccagcagcagcagctcagagcaaCAAGCTGCCAAACCAGGAGAAGTTCCCTGTGACGTCTGCACTGGAACCAGACTGAAGGCCCTGAAGTCCTGCCTGGTGTGTCAGACCTCCTACTGTCAGACTCACCTGGAGCCTCATCTGACAATGAAAGGTCTGAAAAGACACCAGCTGATTGATGCTGTGGAGAACCTGGAAGCCAGGATGTGTAGGAAGCACGATAAACTCCTGGAGCTGTTCTGTAAGACCGACCAGACATGTGTCTGCATGCTCTGCTCTGTTTTAGACCACAAGAACCATGAGTTTGTTCCTCTGAGAGATGAATATGAAGGAAAGAAGGCAGAGCTGGGGAAGACAGAGGCTGAGATTCAGCAGATGATCCAGAAGAGACGACTGAAGATTCAGGAGGTCACAGAGTCGGTGAAGATGAGTAAAgatgctgcagacagacagaaagcacaAGGTGTTCAGGTCTTCACTGCTCTGAAGGAGTCTGTTGAGAGACGCCTGAAGGAGCTCATGAAGGAGAtcgaagacaaacaggaaactaCAGAGAAACAGGCTGAAGGTCTCATCAAAGATCTGGAACAGGAAATCTCTGAGCTCATGGAGAGAAGCTCTGaggtggagcagctctcacGCTCTGaagaccacctccacctcctccaaagcTTCTCCTCCCTGAATGTTGCTCCACCTACCAAGGACTGGACAGAGGTCAGAGTCCGTCCACCATCATATGAGGGGACTGTGGGGAGTGCTGTGGCTCAGCTGGAGGAGACACTCAGGAAACTcatgaagaagaagctgtttgaGGCTGAGCTGCAGAGGGTCCAGCAGGATGAGGTGGATGTGACTCTGGATCCTGATACAGCAAATCCTAATCTCATTCTGTCTGATGATGGAAAACAAGTGCACTGTGGTGATGtgaggaagaaacttccagacAACCCTGAGAGATtttctgactgtgtttgtgttttaggaGAGCAGAGTTTCTCTTCAGGCAGGTTTTACTTTGAGGTTCAGGTTAAAGGAAAGACTGAGTGGGCATTAGGAGTGGCCACAGAGTCAATCAACAGGAAGGGAGAAATCCCACTGAGTCCTGAGGATGGTTTCTGGACTGTGtggctgagaaatgaaaatgagtACGAAGCTCTTGCTGACCCTTCAGTCCCCCTCTGTCTTCAGCCTGGTCCTGAGAAGGTGGGGGTGTTTGTGGATTATGAGGAGGGTCTGGTCTCCTTCTATGATGTaggtgctgcagctctgatctaCACCTTTACTGGCTGCTCCTTCACTCACAAACTCCACCCATACTTCAGTCCCAGTCCTAATTATGGTGGTAAAAACTCTGCACCTCTGATCATCTGTCCTGTCAATCAAACTGAGTCGATCAACGACTGA